One region of Pogona vitticeps strain Pit_001003342236 chromosome 1, PviZW2.1, whole genome shotgun sequence genomic DNA includes:
- the SLC35F6 gene encoding solute carrier family 35 member F6 isoform X1, which produces MAWTKYQLFLAGLMLVTGSINTLSAKWADKLQAPGCDSKEVHNFEHPFLQAAGMFLGEFSCLAVFYLLLCSDRRRAEPTMAPPQPFNPLLFLPPALCDMTGTSLMYVALNMTSASSFQMLRGAVVIFTGLLSVAFLGRKLGVSQWLGIVITILGLVVVGLADLLNSHDEKHKLSEVITGDLLIIMAQVIIAIQMVLEEKFVYKHNVHPLQAVGTEGFFGFVILSLLLIPMYFIPGGSFSGNPRQVLEDALDAFCQIGHLPLIAVALLGNISSIAFFNFAGISVTKEISATTRMVLDSLRTVVIWVVSLAVGWEAFHGLQILGFLILLGGSALYNGLHRPLLARLPWSRLRAGGDTEGLVATDGASINGDS; this is translated from the exons atggcgtGGACCAAGTACCAGCTCTTCCTGGCGGGGCTCATGCTGGTCACGGGCTCCATCAACACCCTCTCGGCCAA GTGGGCTGACAAACTGCAGGCACCCGGATGTGACAGCAAAGAGGTGCACAATTTTGAGCATCCCTTCCTCCAG GCGGCGGGCATGTTCCTGGGCGAGTTCTCCTGCCTGGCCGTCTTCTACCTCCTGCTCTGCAGCGACCGGCGGAGGGCTGAGCCCACTATGGCTCCCCCTCAGCCCTTTAACCCCCTGCTCTTCCTGCCACCGGCCTTGTGTGACATGACGGGAACCAGCCTCATGTATGTGG CGCTCAACATGACCAGCGCCTCCAGCTTCCAGATGCTGCGAGGGGCTGTGGTCATCTTCACCGGCCTCCTTTCCGTGGCCTTCCTGGGGCGGAAGCTGGGGGTGAGCCAGTGGCTGGGCATCGTGATCACCATCCTGGGCTTGGTGGTGGTCGGGCTGGCCGATCTGCTGAACAGCCATGACGAGAAGCACAAGCTGAGCGAGGTCATCACAG GGGACCTGCTCATCATCATGGCCCAGGTGATCATCGCCATCCAGATGGTCCTGGAGGAGAAGTTTGTCTACAAGCACAACGTCCACCCTCTGCAGGCCGTGGGGACGGAAG GCTTTTTTGGGTTTGTCATCCTCTCCCTCCTCTTGATCCCCATGTACTTCATCCCGGGGGGCAGCTTCAGCGGCAACCCCCGGCAGGTCCTGGAGGATGCCCTGGACGCCTTCTGCCAGATCGGACACCTTCCGCTCATCGCTGTGGCTCTGCTGGGCAACATCAGCAGCATCGCCTTCTTCAACTTTGCCGGCATCAGCGTCACCAAGGAGATCAGCGCCACCACCCGCATGGTGCTGGACAGCCTGCGCACCGTGGTCATCTGGGTGGTCAGCCTGGCCGTCGGCTGGGAGGCCTTCCACGGGCTCCAGATCCTGGGCTTCCTCATCCTCCTGGGGGGGAGCGCCCTCTACAACGGACTGCACCGGCCACTCCTGGCCCGCCTGCCCTGGAGCAGGCTGAGGGCGGGCGGCGATACGGAAGGGCTCGTGGCCACCGATGGGGCGTCCATCAATGGGGACAGCTGA
- the SLC35F6 gene encoding solute carrier family 35 member F6 isoform X2 produces the protein MFLGEFSCLAVFYLLLCSDRRRAEPTMAPPQPFNPLLFLPPALCDMTGTSLMYVALNMTSASSFQMLRGAVVIFTGLLSVAFLGRKLGVSQWLGIVITILGLVVVGLADLLNSHDEKHKLSEVITGDLLIIMAQVIIAIQMVLEEKFVYKHNVHPLQAVGTEGFFGFVILSLLLIPMYFIPGGSFSGNPRQVLEDALDAFCQIGHLPLIAVALLGNISSIAFFNFAGISVTKEISATTRMVLDSLRTVVIWVVSLAVGWEAFHGLQILGFLILLGGSALYNGLHRPLLARLPWSRLRAGGDTEGLVATDGASINGDS, from the exons ATGTTCCTGGGCGAGTTCTCCTGCCTGGCCGTCTTCTACCTCCTGCTCTGCAGCGACCGGCGGAGGGCTGAGCCCACTATGGCTCCCCCTCAGCCCTTTAACCCCCTGCTCTTCCTGCCACCGGCCTTGTGTGACATGACGGGAACCAGCCTCATGTATGTGG CGCTCAACATGACCAGCGCCTCCAGCTTCCAGATGCTGCGAGGGGCTGTGGTCATCTTCACCGGCCTCCTTTCCGTGGCCTTCCTGGGGCGGAAGCTGGGGGTGAGCCAGTGGCTGGGCATCGTGATCACCATCCTGGGCTTGGTGGTGGTCGGGCTGGCCGATCTGCTGAACAGCCATGACGAGAAGCACAAGCTGAGCGAGGTCATCACAG GGGACCTGCTCATCATCATGGCCCAGGTGATCATCGCCATCCAGATGGTCCTGGAGGAGAAGTTTGTCTACAAGCACAACGTCCACCCTCTGCAGGCCGTGGGGACGGAAG GCTTTTTTGGGTTTGTCATCCTCTCCCTCCTCTTGATCCCCATGTACTTCATCCCGGGGGGCAGCTTCAGCGGCAACCCCCGGCAGGTCCTGGAGGATGCCCTGGACGCCTTCTGCCAGATCGGACACCTTCCGCTCATCGCTGTGGCTCTGCTGGGCAACATCAGCAGCATCGCCTTCTTCAACTTTGCCGGCATCAGCGTCACCAAGGAGATCAGCGCCACCACCCGCATGGTGCTGGACAGCCTGCGCACCGTGGTCATCTGGGTGGTCAGCCTGGCCGTCGGCTGGGAGGCCTTCCACGGGCTCCAGATCCTGGGCTTCCTCATCCTCCTGGGGGGGAGCGCCCTCTACAACGGACTGCACCGGCCACTCCTGGCCCGCCTGCCCTGGAGCAGGCTGAGGGCGGGCGGCGATACGGAAGGGCTCGTGGCCACCGATGGGGCGTCCATCAATGGGGACAGCTGA